Genomic segment of Ictalurus furcatus strain D&B chromosome 9, Billie_1.0, whole genome shotgun sequence:
TACAGAACAACACTTCGCCGcaaacatggacacacacaaaacagctgagactaatgaaaACATGCGAGGGATACATCTAATAACATAcaagggtggagacaggacataaaccatgaCAAACACACGTGCAAgacgtaaacaaagtcaatgtcactgaacaACCCAGAAGCGCTTGCACGTGCTTCGAGCTCGTGCTTCAGGTTTCAGAGCGTGCTGCGAGCTCCTGTGCTTTgcgcaaggggaaatcatgacaatgtttcagtttatttgtaatgtaatattctttaaatgctgctttgtggatttttttctgttttgctttaatttctatttaattaaaaaaattttccaACTTCTTTTCTTACTTTAAAAAATTTCTTATTTGAAAATCTTAAAAATTCAACTTTTCATACAAATGTaaaatttgtatatatttttctttttcttcaagtTAATCTGCTTTCACTTTGGGTTTATAAATTCTGATCATAACCAGCTGCACAGACATCACCCTGAGCACTTGTTCCAGCTGGGAGTACATTTGGTAAGCAAATATAACACCTCATAATTTTCTacactacatttttatttttgtccttaTTTTGTTGTCAGCTATAAACATTTGATTTTACTGTTCCATCTGCaaggtttaatgtttttttttttttttgtcttttttttttttttttacagaactgGTAAGAAAATTACATTGAATGACTAAATGAAAATACACATCTGTGTTGTTAgcaagaaaagagaggaaataaaaaatatttgagaTTTTGTGTTGGAGGTCCGTTCCCAAAGCTGTGCAATCTGTCTCCGATGGGGTCTATGATGGGGTCTGTTTTCAGTGGAAGTTCATGATTAGAAAAAAGTGTAGTATTTCCTCAGCAGTGATCCACGTGCATTCCTCCGGATGATACCCCTCCCAGTGTATAGGTACAACATGCATAAACCCTATCCTTTAGAGTCGAGTAGTCTTATGAGGTATGCTGGTCTGCTGTCTATTTAATCcaacttttaattatatttaattgtatttatatagttcttttaacaatggacatttttacaaaacagttttacagaaatccagatatagatTTAAATTTCCCTAATGAGGAAAACAGCTGACATTAGGAAGAAATCGTTAGAGTTACCAGACTCAAAAGGTAACCCATcatcttctgggtgacaccagatagtgagATTATGAGTCATTACCCATCCACAGGTGTGTACTGTGGGCATAAGCAGTGTTCAGTGTGAAAGGATCTTGAGTACGAGCCtcagagtcatttctgatttcattagagttttaaatttaaatgtgaagtgtgtgtgggggacaGGGGTAAAAtacaatagtagtattttataatcaatgcaacaTTTTACTGGGAACCAATGCAGTGTgaataagataggggtgatgtggtcaaatcttctggttctagtaaggactagTTGGACTAGTTGGACTGgttgctgcattctggactaaccggtgcttgtttatgcacctactgaaACATCCACACAgaaaggcattacaataatccaacctagagttGACAAAACTAAACTAGTTGCAGAAGGTAAACTGCTGCAGAagatatacagttgcaatcaaaattattcaaccccttcatggcaaacatctttagtacttagtagagcacccttttgctgttatgagaAGCTGCAactgagatgcatagccagacactaGCATCTGgaagtgttcctgaggaatcttagtccattcctcatgagcaatggcctccagttcagtaatattcttgggtttgcgtgctgcaaccgctttcttcaaatcccaccagagattttctatgcaGGATGCAAATCagtcccagagcatcaccgagccaccaccatgcgtGACTGTGGATAGTaagttctttcttcattcttcttcctccagacataatgctgatccatcgtgcttaaaagttccagttttgtttcatcgctccacagaacagaatcccaaaacttctgtggattatttatatgattttgaatgACTTTTTTTGTGCCTTTGGGTCAGTattggtgaacgtcttggagttctggcatgtaaaccttctgcatttagtacatgccttactgtgttcactgaaacctcagtgtctgttgccaccaagtcttgctgcaggtgttctgcagtcactcgagggtttttcacagcCTGTATTCTCacaaatctggttgcagctgttgatagccTCCTTTTTCTGctccgtccaggtatttcatgcattttctgCCTCTAGCTGGTTCAGGTACATCATGTGTCCCAGCTCAAGCacactaatgaagcccttgattagatgcatcaggtgtgcttgagacaacacctgttttgcatatttgtgttgttgtgagggattctattcaggggagtgaataattttgaaactggagaaatcattataagttgcattttcagtttaattttcgTCCTCTTCATAGTACCGAAACTGCCCTTATAAGCAACTCTGAGTATCTTTCTATTCTTCTATTATTTGATCTTAGTTCTGCTTTTGATACTGTCTGTCATGACTTACTTCTCTCCCACGTCTTGGATGTCAGTGTTACAGGTGCTGCTTTTTCCTGGCTTACTTCTTATCTCACGATAGACAGTTTTCATTTCTAGGCAGGATTATCAGTCATTTACAGTCTCTCTGAAATTAGGTATCCCACAGGGATCGGTTCTTGGATCTCTactattcattatatatgtACTGCCTTTGGGTCAACTTATTTGCCGCCATGGTTTCAGTtaccactgttatgctgatgacattcaAATCTATACAGCTTGTAGATCTGCTCCCACTCCCCAGACCGGTCCACTATCAGCATgtgtaaatgaattaaaaggATGGCTTAACTCtaactttttaaaactgaaCATGGACAAAACTGAGATCATTATTATTGGAACACCAACTGTTACTAAAAATATCCTTTATGACATTACTTGTGACATTGATAGTACACTCATTAAACCATctagtactgtaaaaaaaaaaaaaaaaaaaaggcaccatCTTTGATCCCTCCCTCACCTTTGAAGCtcatataattataaaattgGATTCTTTTACCTTCATCGCACTGCTCGTCCCTGTCCCTTCATTAGCCTCAAAGACGCTGAAACACTGGTTCATGCATTTATATCCTCACGTCTTGACTACTGCAATGTACTCCTCATTGGTTTACCTGCTAATTCCATTGCTAGGTTGCAATATATTCAAAACTCAGCTGCAGACTTCTTACACATACCAAGCACTCAGCTAACATTACCCCAATCCTATCTGAACTGCATTGGCTACCGGTTTTGtttcacattaaatataaaataatcctgcTTACATTCAAAACGCTTCACGGTTTGGTACCTTTCTATCTTATTGAACTGCTTTTCCCCTACAAACCGACCTGTTCTCTCAGGTCCTCTGGGCTCACATTCGTTAGACTGTCCCTAGATCTCGTCTCTCCATTATGGGTGGCAGGTCTTTCAGTGTTGCAGCGCCAAAGATCTGGAATTCACTCCCTCTGACTCTTTGCAGCATCCATCTCAGAGTTCAACTCCCAATTGAAAATGTCTGGATTAAACATGTAACTCTTACACTCTtacactcgcttgagagatgtcagggccagcagaagagctacctttagagtcagaagcttctcagaggctgactctaagggctcaaatgggacCAGGTCCCAAGAAGGTaagcgtggcctgcagatgggcctcagccgtctgagaccacgcatgaacctcgaagttagaggatgttgccccacagaggctccatcaacaggagcgtggctggccaaaatggcggccacgtaaaccctgattgtagaaggagccaaccctgctgagaaacgttcttgtaagaactccaggactgtagctattgcgcagttcactgggtctagctcacattcctcacaccacaagacaaaaagccgccatttgagcgcatacaatttccttgtggatggtgctttagcgtttaacatggtctctacaacctcagttgtgagaccagagtctatgagctggtgcccctcaggggcaagacccacagtttccatagttctggccgagggttataaatcagccctctggcttgagacagtagatccaagcggatgggaatctcccaaggagtacaGTTGAGCAGGGActattatctccgagaaccatattcgagccggccaataaggtgctactagcagcagacgtagacggtcttgtATGTGATGATGccttgcaatggactggcaccctgtccagggtgtaccctgccttgtgcccgatgctctctgggataggctccaggctccccgtgaccctgaaaaggaggaagaagatggatggatgtctacaaatgcaaacctcaggaacttcctgtgactgggcaatattcctatgtggaaatatgcatctttcagatctatagTCTATAGTCACAAACtggtcctcgaactgaatctgtggaacaataagtttgagcgtcagcatttTGAACCTGTAtatccgaagagtacggttcagatgacgcagatctaaaactggccgcatactcccatttTTTTTGCGGATCAGGatataacggctgtaaaaacctccctcccttagggttatgttctatggcccctttgtccaaaagggaacttacttcctgcgctaacattgggctctactctgtgctgacaactgtggtgagcacacctctgaaccggggagggggggtcgagctctgaactggacctggtaacccttttctatggtagacagaacccatggagacacatttggcagtagtttccatgctgccaaatggtctttcagtgatgttagcttttccacattctgttggagggaaagcatcagatttctgtcaccctgtgacagctcgctgaccagagaaggctgaaaacttgggatggccttggccagggcaggccctacagtagcactgggggctatctgccctaacaacctcatgtccctcgatacgtccctccatggcccatcaggaccgttcctttCTTGCCTGCTTtacctttatgatcattctttgATTAGGCCTGTTAGCAGGCTTTGGCTGTGGCCGCCTGGTCCCCCTCTCCGCCACAACCcggctacccattgaacggccgatatgacgggccgtttgtttggccgcccggagagataaatctgtggcgtggcacagctctgccactgcctcgggcccaattccctctccagtatcgagctcactcagcaggtctgcttggtaggcctgcaacactgccattgtatgcagtgacccacaagcaagacccgctgccgcataggctttgcccaccaataccgaggtggccttacatggcttagagGGTAAAGTTTGCCTCTCTAAATTACCTGCctttgatggagagaggtgacTTGCatgtgcctcctccaccttcggcattgCTAAATAgctgtgctgctcactccccatgacggctgagtaatcagatgtcatggggttataaacacagctagtgtatggttttctccagaagcgtgatatctcatcatgcacttctggtaaaaaggggagttttctgtggtgtgagggagatttatatttattttcactggagaggaagtgttcatccagcctgctacgagccacttcctcttccccgggccagtctatattcaacttttcaactgcccttgtaatcacctcaagcagctctttataagcttgagagctgctgtcggtttttggtgcaatggcaccctctaccaACTCCTCtgagtcagcgagggtgttttggctttccataggggaaggaggagtcgcgacgcaagCGCTAAAGTCAGGGAGAGAGCCAGACCTGGAAAAcaaagcaagagatagagctgcacttgtctccggctcctcttccaaaccCATACGAGAACCCCACGACCTTAGCCGGCTGGCTCCCTCgtcagcggccggcccagatctgcgaggctctgaaacccaactcccttcggatgagaagagagcgagccgagAGCGGAACTGCataattgtgaaatgttcacaatgctgacagacagacccctcgagggctgctgtcgcatgctcaacgcccaaacacttcacacagaaagcgtgtccgtctcctcccgtgatgaactgggagcaaggcgtaacacacttcctgaattatttctcattctcatgctttctttctcttttcttttcttttttttttaaaaaaaagggatagaaaagtttagagattttgagaaaataagagtagaaatgaagcgtcttttgtcacacaaacaacagacatgcagtctcactgaaggtaataaggctggcggcgtgattcacaggtgccatatatatatcatgcgatgcgcttaattgccatgtcacctgatcatggcaggcctataagtagaggcatgattttacacaagcttcagataccggtcaggCGCGCAAGGGTGctccccatactgttatgctaaatgcaacgtcaaagttccctttgaaaggaaacatctGTTTGCTCAGTATTATTTGTCCTAATGTGTTGCTATGCATTTTCTCTCAGTgactgtgtttttcattttctgtttctgattgttcattgttcttcacattttgtgtttgtccatgattgttcattgtttatgtttattgtattgATATTATAAAGcatccttgagctctggaaagtcaatatataaattaaacacccatccatccattttctgtactgcttatccttactgggtcatggggaacatggagcctatcccagggggcatggggcacaaggtggggacaccctggatggggtgccaatccagcGCAGGGCACATTCCCAAACTACAGAcactttttggacatgccaatcaacctataatgcatgtctttgggctaggggaggaaaccagagtacccagagcactgttgttgttattattattattattattattattattgttgttgttgttattatatctCAAATGGTCCATTATAGGATCCtcaaccatttttaattttcctcaTGACTTGTCTAACTCAAAACAGACTAGATAACTGCCCCTTAAAAACACTGCCTAAAATGCTGCAGCAACAAATACCTGTAACTAGTCGCAATTTGCATTCTTTACACTGCCACATTCATAAtcctaaaaattaaaataaaatagtattagataccatatttaacaaatgacaaaataaattttgttgtttgcctaatttctccatctgggaattaataaagtattatcttatcttatcttaaatcAGATTATTTGAGCAAATATGACTTACTATCAGTAGGAGGTTGCCACATTCATTGGTGACATTCATCAGACTGTGAAAGAAAAGATTTATATTAAAAGTGGGAACAAGTACTTGAAAGTTCGTAGACCTCCTCTAAAGTGCCGTTGAATACTCATAggaaaacagatcattttgtttACATGGTTCTATTTTCCCCAACTATTCACATAATGTGACACACCTTGCACTTATCACAAGTAATTAATTGGTGGAGGAAGTTGAATCAGTGCAAGCTAGTTGAGCTAATTGTGGTGGCTTAGTTCTGACAATAAATTACTGAAAATTttagtgtaaatgttttacagtgtatactcaagttattttgttctgtttgatatccatgaaaaaTATGTGAATTGTTTCAAATGTATGTACACATCATTGTCTGTGTCTTCTCTGTCAGTCATGGCTTCCTCTAGCAGTGTCCTATCTGAAGATGAGCTCCAGTGCTCCATCTGTCTGGATGTGTTCACTGATCCCGTCTCTACTCCATGTGGACACAACTTCTGTAAGGTCTGTCTTAGAAAGTGCTGGGACACCTGTCCATAGTGCCAGTGTCCAGTTTGTAAAGAGGCCTTCCCCAAAAGACCTGAGCTTCGTGTGAATACATTTATCTCTGCACTGGCTACTCAATTTAAGAAGTCAGTTCAGGTGAAATCCAGCAGCGCTGCAGATCCGCTTCTCTCCATGACTAAAAAGGTTCTCTGTGACTCTTGCACTGAGGAAAAGCTGGAAGCTCTAAAGTCCTGTCTGCACTGTGGAGTTTCTTTCTGTAGCGCTCATCTACTGTTTCATAAAACTACAGGCAAATTCAAAAGGCACAAACTGATCGACcctgtggagaacctggaggactACATCTGTCAGAAACATGACAGACCCCTGGAGCTGTTCTGTAGAGATGAccagacgtgtgtgtgtcagttctgCATTGAGGGAGACCACAAAACTCACAACACTGTTTCCATAGAGGTAAGTCTTCACTGACTTACCAAAAAAAATGGAAGGTAACCATGTATGCAAAATGTGGGGAAGATATACAGTGGCCTCCATGTTGGCTGTTAGTGACACTCCCCTTGGTGCCTCCTAGAAAGTAGTCATAgtgtttaattacatttactaGAAGAAGGCACCTCTTGACCTGCAGTTGGCAATCACTTCTACAAAGTGCTTGTGATCCCTCATTGGACATGAAGCTGGCCTAAGCACATAGTCATCTGCAAGAGAAGATAGACTGATAAGTTGTTGATACTGTTCTGTCAATATATTTGGTAAGAATGCTGGTTTCATCCACAGCATGAAATGTTTGAATTCCACATCCCAAAGCAGACACTGCAATTCACAGACTAGGAATTGACCttaaaaaatgtcttcagtgaaaGCGACTTTGGTCTTGTCTCAGAGAAAAGTTGCCAATCATTTAATACCCCCCTGTGCCTGTGCAAAGACTTGTTCATGCACCAACCTTTAAACAGGGATACCACGGAATCATGCTCAATCGGCCGAGTGCAATGAACATAGCAGGAGAGATACCATAAGTGTTTGAGAGACACTttcttggaaaataaatgtcgtaaaataaatatagctgTATCTGAAGCATAAATTTCCTGCACAGttcatcaaaatgaaatgtttatggtGAATTGATTAAGGTGAAGTTTACCTATTGTCTTGAGGTCACTTTAAGTCTTGAGTGTGAATGAAGCAAGCTGATaaatactgttaattaaaatagcattcaactctgaatttgaacaaataatTTACAACCACAAATTAGACCATATACGTCTTGCGCATGGATGCTGCGTGCTTTAATAGTAACAGTAAGCTATTCGGCGGTGAAATGGTTAGGAATCACTTCAATATAATTTTGACATACTTAGATGGTGTATAATACAAAAACTGTGGTGTTAAAcattctttttgttcttctatTCTTAATTGTTCGATACCAATACCATACCATTGTGTAAGACACAAACCTTTAGTCATGACTCACAAACGTCTGTTTTATCCGTGTATAGTTTAGTTTGGTAATAAATTGAAACTTAATGCAGTGCACTTTTCACATGTAAATGACAGAGACCTTTTTTTGcactcagatttcatttaacactggtgatgtcatgagtaagagaaagggaacagatataaaacagtttttttgtgGCCAGAGGAGTAGTTCAAAAAGCATATACAGTACGACTTTTTTAAGGAATTCATGGCACTATTCGCCACGTAACACTGAACAGCATTGTATGAATTATAGCATTTATAGTGTTGTGTTCATGTGCTGTTTTATGGATACAACACAGTGGTTCACTGAAGCACGCATCTGCATTACAGGAACTAGTTAATCTGGGCAAACCGAAAAAAGCTGACCCCCATAAAAGTCATTGCATAATTCGCACACTGATTACACACCTTTACATAACATTAATGCATTAAATCAtgttctgtatttctctctacAGGTATTTCTGAAAATCTGTAATAACCAACAAACTTATAGTGAAGAAACATCTGTTGACACAGGTAACACAAATGAAAGTATGAACTACACACTAGCATTTTAGAGTATTATATGTTTGTTCaaataaaagtttgtttttgattaattatatattatgctACTATACTTTGCTTTGATTAATAATTCTTTGCAACTGGAAGCCAACTACCTGTGTCTAATTAAACATGTTTCCTTTAGTAAAAGACTGTGGCTCAGGATCAGCAAAAATGGAGTTAAGGCAGTTCAAAGGTGAGTAAATATTGAGGCAGTCACAATAATGCATGAAAAGGGAAAAGGAGAAATTTCTTCTAAATTTAGTTTTGGAGAAATAAACTGATGAAATATAAGGCAATCGATATAAGGCATCAATCTAATTATTATAGCATcatatatttattcacagtggTCTCAAGAAGCAATTCTTGCTCTAAATAAGTTAATAATTGGTTTGATTAATTCTAGTTATTTGACATCTTGAACTTGGCCAATTCTTTCTTTTCCTAAAAAAAAGTTCACCACCTGGGAACTTGTCAATTATGGcttaaaaatcttttatatCTTTTGTTCACTAGCTGAATGAACTTGACAAATTTACTTAGCAGATCTGAAGTCAAGATGTAACATTAATGAGATCTCTACTGAAACTCAAGAAGAAATGTATTTGAGGCTTTTGTCTcaggagataaagagagatggGAGAATTGGGCAGAGTTCatggtttcattttcatttggtcTCATTGCTGTCTAAATTAGACTGTAGAGATGATAAGAATATctgaatttagatttttttttctagggtCGGGCatagtttgtaaaataatagtGATATTAATATTGATATAAAATGATCTCTACTTCCAGATGATTTTCCTGCATTTCTGAAAACACTGGGACTTGAAAAGTACTACCCAAACAAACTGACTCAGAGGTCTTTGCTGGAGATCAACAGTGCCAGTGTATCTGATGAAGAGGTTCACTCACTGCAAGTCTTACCATGGGCTTTCCTACACAAATTACTGATGGTTAATTCAAATTCAAGATCTTTATGTGTACCTggtgaaaataaagaaacagatGACATGTTTGCTGAGCAGAGCTGTGATGCTACTCCAAATCTTCTAGATCTCCACACTGCCCTCTTCATCTGTGCAGACAGTTTCCTTCAGCAAGAAATGGCACTTAAAATGTCAATGTGCCAGTTTGCAGTACCATTTCTGTTACCTCAAGGAGTACATAATCGAAGCACTCTCATGTTATGGGCTTTTAGAGGTATCCTGAAAGAATGGCATCCCCATTCAATGTCAGAATCTAAAGGGTTTGTTGAAGACAGTGTTGTTCATGCAAAAATTCCCTTGATATCATTTGTGAGGCTAAGCAACTGCAGCTTGTCCAAGTCACAGGTTTTGAACCAAGTTCTCAACAATTCAGAGCAGCACCATGATTTCTTTTCTCATCGAGAAATGATTGGAGGATCTGCTCCAAGGATAATCGCTAATGGCATGGTTGAAATATGCTGGAGTCTGCCATGTGGAAACAAGAGCATTGATGTCTTTCCTGAGGCAGTGGCTATTGCTAATTTAAGAGGAGATGTTTGCACATTTGAAACACAACTCAGTTTCCTTACTCAGGTGTCCACAGCTGTCTTTGTGTTCCTGGACAGTGTTGAGAAAAATGAGCAAAGTCTGATAGCCTCTTTACAAGAAATGAAGTCCAAAATCTTTCTTGTGGTCAACTCTCAGAGAAATACGAACCAGAATGTGAAGTCATCTATTGAGGCGGTAATTGATACTCTGCATCTGGGAAGAGACCACATAATTAAGAAAAGCCAAAAAGTGAATTTGGCTACTTTCGCAAAAATGATAAATTCTTCCATTAAGACTGTTCTAAGTGAATCTCACGAATCATTTAGTATTGATTCCATGAAGAAGACTGCTCAGGAATTAGGTCTTGCTATTGATGAGATTCAAGTGAAAGCTTGTGTATcagcagaagcaagtgcagagaAAGTCATGAAAACTATTGGAGTTCGTGAAATAACGGACTATAAAAAGACACAGCTGCCACTACAAGGTGAAAATTGGAAAAGACTGGCTAAAATAGAAAAAGAGCAATGCAAATTACACAATTCAGGAGAATTGAGCTTGGAGAAATACAAGGTTCAACTTCtaaaagaaaaggaggaaatTTGGAACAAACAAAGTCagtacaaaatgacaaaaacaatgGATATCTTCATAGATTCTTTGTTAAGATCTGATAACACTGAGCGAGACTTCTTTCTCAGATGGCTGGGACTAAAGATGGACATGCGATCGTGCAAACACATGTCAAGCCTTCAATGCAAATACAGAGAGTGTgaacaaaagaaagacaaagacagtATTGTCAAATTAGACCAGGAGCTTCTTGATTGTTCTCTTGACATAGAGCACTACATGAGAGAAATGGGACAAATCTATGAGGCTGCTTCATTTGGTACAAACAAAATGTCTGACAAAATTAGCAGTCTCCCTACACTGGCTGCCAACCTGCTTCTAGCTGGGTTTCCTCTTGAACTACTTGATGGAGATGCTTTAAATATCCCAGAGAAATGGGTGAGTGAAGTTCTCATGGAGCTTCACAGGATGGTTGGCCAGAAGAGCCGTTTGCTGGTCATCACTGTGTTAGGGGTTCAGAGTACGGGTAAATCAACACTACTCAACACTATGTTTGGAGTTCAGTTTGCAGTGGGCAGTGGACGATGCACACGTGGAGCATTCATGATTTTCCTTCCTGTGGGTAATGACTTGAAGGAGGAGTTACTTTGTGACTTTGTCCTTCTGATTGATACAGAGGGTTTGAAATCACCAGCACTGGCACAACTGGAAGACAGTTATGAACATGACAGTGAATTGGCCACATTTGTGATTGGTCTGAGTGATGTAACCATCATCAATGTAGCAATGGAGAATTCCACAGAGATGAGAGACGTCTTACAGATAGCAGTTCATGCTTTTTTACAGATGAAGGaagttggtaaaaaaaaagtttgtcatTTTGTTCACCAAAATGTTGCTGGTGTATCTGCATGCAACAAGAACTTGACTGAACGAAAACAGCTCTTGGACCAACTAAATGAGATGACAACGATTGCAGCTGCAATGGAAAAGAagcctaaaataaaaaaattcacagatgTCTTGGATTATGATGTGGAAAAGAATAACTGGTATATACCAGGCCTGTGGCATGGCACACCACCAATGGCACCAGTTAATACAGGCTACAGTGTAGCTGTACTTGAGTTCAAGAAATCCCTCCTGGAGATCCTTAAAGCAAGAAA
This window contains:
- the LOC128613082 gene encoding LOW QUALITY PROTEIN: up-regulator of cell proliferation-like (The sequence of the model RefSeq protein was modified relative to this genomic sequence to represent the inferred CDS: inserted 1 base in 1 codon); the encoded protein is MELRQFKDDFPAFLKTLGLEKYYPNKLTQRSLLEINSASVSDEEVHSLQVLPWAFLHKLLMVNSNSRSLCVPGENKETDDMFAEQSCDATPNLLDLHTALFICADSFLQQEMALKMSMCQFAVPFLLPQGVHNRSTLMLWAFRGILKEWHPHSMSESKGFVEDSVVHAKIPLISFVRLSNCSLSKSQVLNQVLNNSEQHHDFFSHREMIGGSAPRIIANGMVEICWSLPCGNKSIDVFPEAVAIANLRGDVCTFETQLSFLTQVSTAVFVFLDSVEKNEQSLIASLQEMKSKIFLVVNSQRNTNQNVKSSIEAVIDTLHLGRDHIIKKSQKVNLATFAKMINSSIKTVLSESHESFSIDSMKKTAQELGLAIDEIQVKACVSAEASAEKVMKTIGVREITDYKKTQLPLQGENWKRLAKIEKEQCKLHNSGELSLEKYKVQLLKEKEEIWNKQSQYKMTKTMDIFIDSLLRSDNTERDFFLRWLGLKMDMRSCKHMSSLQCKYRECEQKKDKDSIVKLDQELLDCSLDIEHYMREMGQIYEAASFGTNKMSDKISSLPTLAANLLLAGFPLELLDGDALNIPEKWVSEVLMELHRMVGQKSRLLVITVLGVQSTGKSTLLNTMFGVQFAVGSGRCTRGAFMIFLPVGNDLKEELLCDFVLLIDTEGLKSPALAQLEDSYEHDSELATFVIGLSDVTIINVAMENSTEMRDVLQIAVHAFLQMKEVGKKKVCHFVHQNVAGVSACNKNLTERKQLLDQLNEMTTIAAAMEKKPKIKKFTDVLDYDVEKNNWYIPGLWHGTPPMAPVNTGYSVAVLEFKKSLLEILKARKDDDPFQIPEFLQCMSSVWKAVKFENFIFSFRNTLVAQTYDNLCKECSEWEWSFRRRIHSWLSTEIVQLSNTETSVNNEVVEQLKQKAHKEIKKETNEMTEKLNNYYKKKDRYVYLVEKYKTDFVNNIKGLEIEMNDEVRKKIDAALEMRSTKKKLEDIHRKQTATIECQVLKLLQICKDQKDEVSDEHLKAEFERMWKKEVANMTGLKERDVPADILKQLQASLVNRNVMEDLDKVHDLTQYGRGEFQVKDKHVKWEKKIQRFFTQRSAKQDLEITANAVIKCCDKIIQQHVQEKCDYQNTFIKDVLEEIDKQLQQGGSKINTQFELDLKLHICGIASRKFLGMHRKFLTEQDPIKHLQKFKSQYLSDFIDLYREXDQCHRKAQDFTQLCLKPAVTQYINQSVGPDIVDAVLEHKSTEYSSRALFQYTILKELLEKSNFTDFVEYILHYENYVKDWIYNHIIKCFYKDISLQELKMKKLDRVVKKITKAVEASKLEPNGSPLPNNAEGTTMFIQNLCKAMSDVIHEYP